One Dasania marina DSM 21967 DNA segment encodes these proteins:
- a CDS encoding 5'-nucleotidase, whose protein sequence is MPQDATDKLVVSISSRALFNLDDSHLVYEQQGLAAYQQYQIEHEDDALEPGEAFPLVRKLLAINSKLEGEPRVEVILLSRNSADTGLRVFNSIEHHGLDITRAAFSGGQSPYRYMSAFGCHLFLSTDARDVRSALENGVAAATLMPSPLREYDADAPLKFAFDGDAVLFSDEAERIYKHQGLDAFAASERAAAKSPLTGGPFKAFLAALHGLQSQFPPEHSPIRTALVTARSAPAHERVIRTLRSWNIRIDESLFLGGLAKGDFLKAYGADVFFDDQQAHCDSASQHVATGHVPHGVANT, encoded by the coding sequence ATGCCACAGGATGCTACTGATAAATTGGTTGTTTCTATCTCCTCCAGAGCTTTGTTTAATCTTGATGATAGCCATCTTGTATATGAACAGCAGGGCTTGGCGGCCTATCAGCAATACCAAATTGAGCATGAAGACGACGCCCTAGAGCCGGGTGAGGCTTTCCCGCTGGTGCGTAAGTTACTGGCTATCAATAGTAAGTTAGAGGGCGAGCCGCGGGTAGAGGTGATATTGCTGTCGCGTAACAGTGCTGATACCGGCCTGCGGGTATTTAACTCTATAGAGCATCATGGCCTAGATATTACCCGTGCTGCCTTTAGCGGTGGCCAAAGTCCTTATCGCTATATGTCAGCATTTGGCTGCCATCTGTTTTTATCCACTGATGCTCGCGATGTGCGCTCAGCCTTAGAAAACGGGGTTGCTGCGGCCACGTTAATGCCTTCGCCATTACGTGAATATGATGCCGATGCCCCGCTAAAATTTGCCTTTGATGGCGATGCGGTGCTGTTTTCCGATGAAGCTGAAAGAATCTACAAACATCAGGGTTTGGATGCTTTTGCCGCCAGCGAGCGCGCTGCTGCCAAAAGCCCTTTAACCGGTGGGCCATTCAAGGCCTTTTTAGCAGCCTTGCATGGCCTACAGTCACAGTTTCCCCCTGAACATTCCCCCATACGCACTGCCTTAGTCACCGCTAGGTCGGCCCCGGCCCACGAGCGGGTAATACGCACGCTGCGCAGCTGGAATATACGCATAGATGAGTCCCTGTTTTTGGGCGGTTTAGCCAAGGGCGACTTCTTAAAAGCCTATGGTGCCGATGTGTTTTTTGATGACCAACAGGCCCATTGCGACTCCGCTAGCCAGCATGTGGCTACTGGCCATGTGCCCCACGGGGTGGCGAATACTTAG
- the cysB gene encoding HTH-type transcriptional regulator CysB: MKLQQLRYIWEVAHHDLNVSATAQSLYTSQPGISKQIRLLEDELGVEVFSRSGKHLTRVTPAGEAILKTAGEILRKVESIKQVAQEFSDEQKGSLSIATTHTQARYALPKPIENFINRYPDVSLHMHQGTPMQISELAADGTVDFAIATEALELFSDLIMMPCYKWNRAIIVPKDHPLAQVSNITLEDVAAHPIVTYVFGFSGRSKLDEAFIAKGLAPKVVFTAADADVIKTYVRLGLGIGIVAKMAYNEELDSDLVAIDASHLFAPSITRIGFRRGTFLRGFMYEFIELFAPHLTKSVVEEAYQRHTKQELEELFAHIELPEH; encoded by the coding sequence ATGAAATTACAACAGTTACGTTACATCTGGGAAGTGGCACACCACGATTTAAACGTGTCGGCTACTGCTCAAAGTTTATATACCTCGCAGCCGGGCATTAGCAAGCAAATACGCCTGCTAGAGGACGAGCTGGGGGTAGAGGTGTTTTCCCGCAGCGGTAAACATTTAACCCGTGTCACTCCCGCTGGGGAAGCCATATTAAAAACCGCCGGTGAGATACTGCGCAAAGTAGAAAGCATTAAGCAGGTGGCGCAGGAGTTTAGCGATGAGCAAAAGGGCAGCTTATCTATTGCTACCACCCATACCCAGGCCCGCTATGCCCTACCTAAACCCATAGAGAATTTTATCAACCGCTACCCCGATGTGTCGTTGCATATGCACCAGGGTACGCCTATGCAAATATCCGAGCTGGCCGCCGATGGCACCGTCGATTTTGCCATTGCCACCGAGGCGCTGGAGCTATTTAGCGACCTAATTATGATGCCCTGTTACAAATGGAACAGAGCGATTATCGTGCCCAAGGATCATCCCTTGGCGCAAGTCAGCAATATCACCCTAGAAGATGTCGCCGCTCATCCCATAGTTACCTATGTGTTTGGTTTTTCCGGGCGCTCTAAACTCGATGAAGCGTTTATCGCTAAGGGCCTGGCCCCGAAAGTGGTGTTTACTGCGGCCGATGCCGACGTGATCAAAACCTATGTACGTCTAGGCTTGGGCATAGGCATAGTGGCTAAAATGGCCTACAACGAAGAGCTTGATAGCGACTTGGTTGCTATTGATGCTAGCCACTTGTTTGCCCCCAGTATTACGCGCATAGGCTTTAGGCGCGGTACTTTTTTGCGGGGCTTTATGTACGAGTTTATCGAACTATTTGCCCCCCATCTTACCAAATCGGTGGTGGAGGAGGCTTACCAACGCCACACCAAGCAAGAGCTGGAAGAATTGTTTGCGCATATAGAACTGCCCGAGCACTAA
- the thrH gene encoding bifunctional phosphoserine phosphatase/homoserine phosphotransferase ThrH, giving the protein MELACLDLEGVLIPEIWINFAEKTGIDELKATTRDVPDYDVLMKQRLRILNEHGFGLPDIQAVISELSPMEGALEFLNWLRERFQVVILSDTFYEFGMPFMKQLGYPTLLCHKLEVDENGKVTDYKLRQANPKRQAVIGFHSMYYRTIATGDSYNDTAMLAEADAGILFKSPANVIAEFPQYPAVHTYEDLKKEFLKASNRDLSL; this is encoded by the coding sequence GTGGAACTAGCCTGTTTAGATTTGGAAGGGGTATTAATCCCTGAAATTTGGATTAACTTTGCCGAAAAAACCGGCATAGACGAACTCAAAGCCACCACCCGAGATGTACCCGATTACGATGTGTTAATGAAGCAACGTTTACGCATCTTAAATGAACATGGCTTCGGCTTACCTGATATACAGGCGGTGATTAGCGAGCTGTCACCGATGGAAGGTGCGCTGGAGTTTTTAAATTGGTTGCGTGAGCGTTTTCAGGTAGTGATTTTATCCGACACCTTTTATGAATTTGGCATGCCCTTTATGAAGCAGTTGGGTTATCCCACCTTGCTATGTCATAAGCTAGAAGTGGATGAAAATGGCAAGGTTACTGATTATAAACTGCGCCAAGCCAACCCTAAGCGTCAAGCCGTGATTGGTTTTCACTCTATGTACTACCGCACTATCGCCACCGGTGATTCATACAATGATACCGCCATGCTGGCCGAAGCTGATGCTGGTATTTTATTTAAATCACCCGCTAATGTGATTGCTGAATTCCCTCAATATCCCGCAGTACACACTTACGAAGATTTGAAGAAAGAATTTCTTAAAGCCAGTAATCGCGATTTAAGCCTGTAA
- a CDS encoding MFS transporter translates to MYKLIKTPGAIFYLGALFLNAFIDLGHKIIIQNTLFKAYDGQEQVIYTAIVNALILLPFILLVSPVGFVADKYPKHQVMRFSAWLAVLVTLLITACYYLGWFWQAFVLTFVLAIQSAFYSPAKYGYIKFLFGVDRLVQGNGLVQAVTIVAILAGTVVYSLFFEMLYPNGVIDPAVILQHIVVIGWLLVVNALFGLAMMYKLPALEQGDPEKTFPVKAYLQGQMIKQLGCLVCKKSVIIWSIIGLALFWSVGQVMLAAFPAYAKAQYGVSNTLVIQAVLGCAGLGIVLGSWLAAKLSVDNIRTVLIPIGAMGVALCVSALTFVGSMSLSALLFVGVGAMGGLMIAPLNALIQFHSQEHELGHVLAMNNWLQNMAMASFLGLTVWFAVKGFSSELLLQLIAAIALLASALLLAYLWTNKGK, encoded by the coding sequence ATGTATAAACTCATCAAAACTCCCGGCGCTATTTTCTATCTAGGCGCCTTATTTTTAAATGCCTTTATCGACCTAGGCCATAAAATCATTATTCAAAATACCTTGTTTAAAGCCTACGACGGCCAAGAACAGGTGATCTACACCGCCATAGTCAATGCGTTGATCTTATTGCCTTTTATACTACTGGTATCGCCGGTAGGTTTTGTTGCCGATAAATATCCCAAGCATCAAGTGATGCGGTTTTCAGCTTGGCTGGCCGTGCTGGTAACATTGTTAATTACCGCTTGTTATTACTTGGGCTGGTTTTGGCAGGCTTTTGTTTTAACGTTTGTGTTGGCGATACAATCAGCTTTTTACTCGCCAGCAAAATACGGTTATATAAAATTTTTGTTTGGCGTTGATCGCTTAGTACAGGGTAATGGTTTGGTGCAGGCTGTGACTATAGTTGCCATATTAGCTGGCACGGTGGTGTACTCCTTGTTTTTTGAGATGCTCTATCCCAACGGTGTCATCGACCCGGCAGTAATTTTGCAACACATAGTGGTAATAGGCTGGCTGTTAGTGGTTAATGCACTATTTGGATTAGCGATGATGTATAAATTACCTGCTTTAGAGCAGGGTGACCCCGAAAAAACCTTTCCTGTTAAAGCTTACCTGCAAGGCCAGATGATCAAACAGCTGGGCTGTTTAGTGTGTAAAAAGTCCGTAATTATTTGGTCCATAATAGGCTTGGCATTGTTTTGGTCGGTGGGGCAGGTGATGTTGGCAGCATTCCCCGCTTATGCCAAAGCACAATACGGCGTTAGCAATACGCTGGTGATACAGGCGGTATTGGGTTGTGCTGGTTTGGGTATAGTATTGGGCTCGTGGCTAGCAGCCAAGTTATCGGTGGATAATATACGCACCGTATTAATCCCCATAGGCGCTATGGGCGTGGCGCTTTGTGTCAGCGCATTAACCTTCGTCGGCTCTATGAGCTTATCGGCGTTGCTGTTTGTAGGGGTAGGGGCCATGGGCGGCTTAATGATTGCGCCCCTCAATGCGCTAATCCAGTTCCACAGCCAAGAGCATGAGCTGGGCCATGTGTTAGCGATGAACAACTGGCTGCAAAATATGGCCATGGCCAGCTTTTTAGGGCTTACCGTTTGGTTTGCAGTAAAGGGGTTTAGCAGTGAGTTGTTATTACAGTTAATCGCAGCAATCGCTTTGCTAGCGAGTGCTTTGTTATTGGCTTATCTATGGACCAATAAAGGAAAATAA
- a CDS encoding helix-turn-helix transcriptional regulator — MPDIDALKRWHQLIADGLTSQLAPELAGKLIAAIKLWLNFDTAIVLLYPSQQAPVLLYDDYPRPKRQQAVIDYTHGVYLLDPFYSALKKQALDSIYHLNDFAPDNFEDSEYYQTYYRGLDLADELGIFIPLDSCNTVIISLARRNHHGVFSRDDLNTLETTLPLLKAVVQQFYTLQPHQHNHTLSPVSSAFENFGDGKITAREQQVAQLILQGHSSKSLAKALDISPSTIKVHRKNIYERLNINTQAELFNLFLLHLDGIIK, encoded by the coding sequence ATGCCCGATATTGACGCATTAAAAAGATGGCACCAATTAATTGCCGACGGTCTTACCAGCCAACTAGCCCCCGAGCTGGCCGGTAAGCTAATTGCAGCTATTAAGCTGTGGCTTAACTTCGACACTGCTATCGTGTTGCTTTACCCCAGCCAACAAGCACCCGTTTTACTCTACGACGACTACCCCAGGCCCAAACGACAACAGGCGGTTATTGATTACACCCACGGGGTTTATCTATTAGATCCTTTTTATAGCGCGTTAAAAAAACAAGCACTTGATAGCATCTATCACCTCAACGACTTTGCGCCCGATAATTTTGAAGATTCAGAATACTATCAAACTTATTATCGCGGCTTAGACCTAGCCGATGAACTAGGCATCTTTATACCGTTAGATAGCTGTAACACAGTGATCATCTCACTGGCTAGGCGCAACCACCATGGTGTTTTTAGCCGTGACGACCTCAATACTTTAGAGACAACCCTACCTTTGCTTAAAGCGGTGGTGCAGCAGTTTTATACTTTACAGCCACACCAGCACAACCACACACTCTCACCGGTGAGCAGTGCCTTTGAAAACTTTGGCGATGGCAAGATTACCGCCAGAGAACAGCAAGTTGCACAATTGATATTACAGGGGCATTCGTCTAAATCACTGGCCAAGGCTTTAGATATTAGCCCTTCTACCATAAAGGTACACCGCAAAAATATTTATGAACGTTTGAATATTAATACCCAGGCTGAACTTTTTAATCTTTTCTTATTACACTTAGACGGAATAATAAAATAA
- the aguB gene encoding N-carbamoylputrescine amidase has product MRAVTVAATQMTVTWDLDDNVNKAEALVREAASQGANIILIQELFEAPYFCIEQDAKHFKLATTLEENVNIKRFQALAKELNVVLPFSWFEKAGKAFFNSMAMIDADGRVLGVYRKSHIPNGPGYQEKQYFNPGDTGFKVWDTQFAKIGVGICWDQWFPESARCMALMGAEILMYPTAIGSEPPPAPPLDSRYHWQRVMQGHAGANIMPLIASNRIGTERATHDDNYAITFYGSSFIADYTGEKVQEANDSDETVLIHTFDLDAVADYRESWGVFRDRRPELYQPIATLDGELPHHARK; this is encoded by the coding sequence ATGAGAGCAGTAACAGTAGCAGCAACCCAAATGACTGTCACTTGGGATTTGGACGATAATGTGAATAAAGCCGAGGCTTTGGTGCGTGAAGCTGCCAGCCAGGGCGCCAACATTATCTTAATCCAAGAGTTGTTTGAGGCCCCCTATTTTTGTATAGAGCAAGATGCTAAACATTTTAAGCTGGCCACCACGCTTGAAGAAAACGTTAACATCAAACGCTTCCAAGCCTTGGCGAAAGAGTTAAACGTGGTGTTGCCTTTTAGCTGGTTTGAAAAAGCAGGCAAGGCCTTTTTCAACTCCATGGCGATGATAGACGCTGATGGCCGTGTGTTGGGGGTATACCGCAAGTCACACATACCCAATGGCCCCGGCTATCAAGAGAAGCAATACTTCAACCCAGGCGATACCGGCTTTAAAGTATGGGATACCCAGTTTGCCAAAATAGGAGTGGGTATATGCTGGGATCAGTGGTTCCCCGAGTCGGCTCGTTGTATGGCCTTAATGGGCGCAGAAATTCTGATGTATCCCACCGCCATAGGTTCAGAGCCACCACCAGCGCCGCCCTTAGATTCCCGCTACCACTGGCAGCGCGTGATGCAAGGCCATGCCGGTGCTAATATAATGCCGCTAATCGCCTCTAATCGCATAGGTACAGAACGTGCGACTCATGATGATAATTACGCGATTACTTTTTATGGCTCATCCTTTATTGCCGATTACACCGGTGAAAAAGTCCAAGAAGCTAATGACAGCGATGAAACGGTTTTAATACATACCTTTGATTTGGATGCCGTTGCCGATTACCGCGAAAGTTGGGGAGTATTTAGAGATAGGCGCCCAGAATTGTACCAGCCTATAGCAACTTTAGATGGCGAGTTGCCACACCACGCCAGAAAATAA
- a CDS encoding acyl-CoA thioesterase → MARVSIDMPEHYSYSTELPIRISDTNGGHLSNYAVLALIHEARLHFLAQYGYNEEHIILTDSAIVYKAEGFYGDILCFDMAAGDFNKYGCDIFYRVRNKKTGADIAHAKTGMVYYDYQQQKVSTLPDEWRAALNPDSL, encoded by the coding sequence ATGGCGCGCGTCAGTATAGACATGCCTGAACATTACAGTTATAGCACTGAATTACCTATACGTATTAGCGACACCAATGGCGGCCACCTTAGCAACTATGCGGTACTGGCCTTAATACATGAAGCCAGGCTGCATTTTTTAGCGCAGTACGGTTATAACGAAGAGCATATTATTTTGACCGACTCGGCCATAGTCTATAAGGCCGAAGGCTTTTATGGCGATATATTATGTTTTGATATGGCGGCCGGTGACTTTAATAAATACGGCTGCGATATTTTTTACCGTGTGCGCAATAAAAAAACCGGTGCTGATATCGCCCATGCTAAAACCGGCATGGTGTATTATGATTATCAACAACAAAAAGTCAGCACCCTACCCGATGAGTGGCGCGCAGCGTTAAACCCCGACAGCCTCTAA
- the pabB gene encoding aminodeoxychorismate synthase component I — translation MTSLTIVPLAYHPDSSPLFSVIRTLPQPVFLDSGKPYAQQGRYDIISAAPITIITDHRDSPTPDHYFKRLAQALAQLDSDVDNPQQLPFIGGAIAYFSYDLGRQLQALPSHTINDSQLPIAIAGIYSWAIINDHQLQQTLLVAHPQADPDLIAEVQGLLAHAIETPTSPLTRHPQQAANKSANKTPTKSANKTPTANLTKTGFSLNQLFSPNTSKAEYQQAFTQVQRYIQAGDCYQINLTQRFSAPYQGDPWQAYQLLRPITAAPFSAYLELAEQPILSLSPERFLQCIGDKVSTAPIKGTRKRSSDPEQDQALAQELINSGKDRAENLMIVDLLRNDLGKNCRPGSIKVEKLFELQSFETVHHLVSTINGTLNANTSALDLLAGAFPGGSITGAPKKRAMEIIEELENYRRSVYCGSIGYISCDGHMDTNIAIRTLICQQQQIYCWAGGGIVADSQCEDEYQECFSKVGKMLSCLEQTTQID, via the coding sequence ATGACATCCCTGACTATCGTGCCGCTAGCTTACCATCCCGATAGCAGCCCCTTGTTTAGCGTTATACGCACATTGCCCCAGCCAGTATTTTTAGATAGTGGCAAGCCCTATGCCCAACAAGGCCGATACGACATTATCAGCGCCGCCCCCATTACGATAATCACAGATCACCGCGACAGCCCCACGCCCGATCACTATTTTAAGCGCTTGGCACAGGCCCTAGCCCAGCTGGATAGTGACGTCGATAACCCTCAACAACTGCCATTTATAGGCGGTGCCATAGCTTATTTTAGTTATGACTTAGGCCGACAATTACAAGCCCTACCCAGCCACACCATAAACGACAGCCAATTACCTATCGCCATCGCCGGCATCTACAGCTGGGCCATTATCAACGATCACCAGCTACAACAAACCCTACTAGTCGCACACCCACAAGCCGACCCAGACTTAATCGCTGAAGTGCAGGGTTTACTGGCTCACGCTATTGAGACACCCACATCACCGCTAACAAGACACCCACAACAAGCTGCTAACAAAAGTGCTAACAAGACACCCACCAAAAGTGCTAACAAGACACCCACAGCAAACCTTACCAAAACAGGGTTTAGCCTCAACCAGCTTTTTAGCCCCAACACCAGCAAGGCCGAATACCAACAGGCCTTTACCCAAGTGCAGCGCTATATACAGGCTGGTGATTGCTACCAAATTAATTTAACCCAGCGCTTTAGCGCCCCCTACCAAGGTGATCCCTGGCAGGCTTACCAATTATTGCGTCCTATTACTGCTGCGCCCTTTTCGGCTTATTTGGAGTTAGCTGAACAGCCCATACTCAGCCTGTCGCCGGAGCGCTTTTTACAATGCATAGGCGATAAAGTTAGCACCGCGCCTATTAAAGGCACCCGCAAACGCAGCAGTGATCCCGAACAGGATCAAGCTCTAGCGCAAGAGTTAATTAACAGCGGTAAAGACCGCGCCGAAAATTTGATGATTGTCGATTTGCTACGCAACGACCTAGGTAAAAACTGCCGACCCGGCTCTATCAAGGTAGAAAAATTATTTGAGCTACAAAGCTTCGAGACTGTGCATCACTTGGTTAGCACCATCAACGGCACGCTTAACGCCAACACCAGCGCCTTAGATTTATTAGCCGGCGCCTTCCCCGGCGGCTCTATCACGGGTGCGCCTAAAAAACGCGCTATGGAGATTATTGAAGAGTTAGAAAATTATCGTCGTTCCGTCTATTGCGGCAGCATAGGCTATATCAGCTGTGACGGTCACATGGATACCAATATCGCCATACGCACGCTTATCTGCCAACAACAGCAAATCTATTGCTGGGCCGGTGGCGGCATAGTGGCCGACTCGCAATGCGAAGATGAATATCAAGAATGCTTTTCTAAGGTGGGAAAAATGCTTAGCTGCTTAGAACAAACTACGCAAATAGACTAG
- a CDS encoding acyl-CoA carboxylase subunit beta — MTDHSKSQQSSLPPSVDNPFEQTKTQAFDVPGQIASEPGLYEQSLQAGQALINKPKQAAGVVAIEKQHQKNRMTVWERLQVLADDGTEPTIFFQNWGPNLDGASLVTALVKINGRDVAVYGHDFTVRAGSMDATNGKKLARLFELAAKRKIPLVGMNDSAGAYVPAGVGGLDGYAEAFTGLRKLSGVVPSIMCMFGFNAGGGSYLPRQGSFVIQPNNTFFGLTGPGVVKSVLGEDVTPDELGGPNVHSSSGVTDFVVPDEVAALQKVKQLLHYLPANNAELAPYQPSSDPSDRLTWDIDILLKKAFNSPTGFNTPFDINILIQQLCDHGDYFEMQPDRARNSICALGRMGGNVVGFVANNSAVGSGQIDIAAAYKNARFIRFCNLYNIPIIFMEDTTGFLPGKEQEAGGIVQAGRAMLDAIIDLRTPRFLLIVRNAFGGAYASYNNYPTGADFVCALPTSRLAVMGPAGVEFVYKNELRQIRGSIAKRIAAVSEQLMNDGMTEADAKAAAQESVGNWVKQQEAELTTRYERELMNPNEALSLGSISQIVMPSELRKVLAEQLRFHVEHYTPEPFNGVQREFH; from the coding sequence ATGACTGACCACAGTAAATCACAGCAATCCTCACTGCCTCCCAGTGTCGATAACCCTTTTGAACAAACCAAAACGCAAGCCTTTGATGTACCGGGGCAAATTGCCAGCGAACCCGGCCTTTATGAGCAGTCGCTACAGGCTGGTCAGGCGTTAATCAATAAGCCTAAGCAGGCTGCCGGTGTGGTGGCTATAGAGAAGCAGCACCAAAAAAACCGTATGACGGTGTGGGAGCGCTTGCAAGTGCTGGCCGACGACGGCACCGAGCCCACCATCTTTTTTCAAAACTGGGGGCCTAATTTAGATGGCGCATCCTTAGTCACCGCCTTGGTCAAAATTAACGGCCGCGATGTGGCGGTATACGGCCATGACTTTACCGTGCGCGCAGGCTCTATGGACGCCACTAATGGTAAAAAGCTAGCGCGCTTATTTGAGCTGGCTGCCAAACGCAAAATCCCCTTGGTCGGTATGAACGATAGCGCCGGTGCCTATGTGCCTGCCGGTGTCGGCGGCCTAGATGGTTATGCCGAGGCCTTTACTGGTTTGCGCAAACTCAGCGGTGTAGTGCCTTCTATTATGTGTATGTTTGGCTTTAATGCTGGCGGCGGTTCTTACTTGCCGCGCCAAGGTAGTTTTGTTATTCAACCTAACAACACCTTTTTTGGTTTAACCGGCCCCGGTGTGGTGAAGTCGGTATTGGGTGAAGATGTAACCCCTGACGAATTGGGAGGCCCTAATGTGCATAGCTCATCGGGCGTTACTGATTTTGTAGTGCCCGATGAAGTAGCGGCGCTGCAAAAAGTGAAGCAATTATTACATTATTTACCCGCTAACAACGCTGAACTAGCACCGTATCAGCCCAGCTCTGATCCTTCGGACAGGCTAACTTGGGACATCGATATTTTATTGAAAAAGGCCTTTAACTCGCCCACCGGTTTTAATACACCTTTTGATATTAATATTTTAATTCAACAGCTATGCGACCACGGCGATTACTTTGAGATGCAGCCCGACCGTGCCCGCAACAGCATTTGTGCCTTGGGCCGCATGGGCGGTAACGTAGTCGGTTTTGTTGCCAACAACTCGGCGGTAGGCTCAGGCCAAATCGATATCGCTGCCGCTTACAAAAATGCGCGCTTTATCCGCTTTTGTAATCTCTACAATATCCCTATTATTTTTATGGAAGACACCACCGGTTTCCTACCGGGCAAAGAGCAAGAAGCTGGCGGCATAGTGCAAGCCGGTAGGGCGATGCTGGATGCGATTATTGATTTACGCACACCACGGTTTTTATTAATTGTGCGCAATGCCTTTGGCGGTGCCTACGCTTCCTACAACAACTATCCCACAGGGGCCGACTTTGTTTGTGCCTTACCCACATCGCGCTTAGCAGTGATGGGGCCAGCAGGGGTAGAATTTGTTTATAAAAATGAATTGCGCCAAATACGCGGCTCTATCGCAAAACGCATTGCCGCGGTGAGTGAGCAACTAATGAATGATGGCATGACTGAAGCCGATGCTAAAGCGGCTGCACAAGAGTCGGTAGGTAACTGGGTTAAGCAGCAAGAAGCTGAATTAACTACACGCTATGAGCGTGAGTTAATGAACCCCAATGAAGCACTCAGCCTAGGTTCCATATCACAAATTGTGATGCCTTCTGAATTGCGTAAAGTGTTAGCGGAACAATTACGCTTTCATGTAGAGCACTATACACCCGAACCTTTTAATGGCGTTCAGCGTGAATTTCATTAA